GAGCAGGAACGTGACAGCTATCGGTGGAAAAGGATTGCGGTCGCCTTTCAAAACAGCTTGGATGTCTTGAACCCCGTGATTTCTATCGGTGATCAAATCGGGGAATGCCTGATCAGGCATCTGGAAATGGAGAAAAAAGAAGCCCGGGCCAAAACGGAAAATCTGATCCGGATGGTCGGGCTGGACTCCTCTCTGACCGCTGCCTATCCCCATCAGCTTTCCGGGGGCATGCGCCAAAGGATATTGATTGCCATGGCTCTGTCCTGTGATCCCGATGTGCTGATTGTTGACGAACCGACCACCTCCCTGGACTCTGTATCCAAACAGGAGATGGTTCAGCTTTTGCTGGATTTGCAGCGGGAAAAGGGGTTTGCCATGTTGGTTATCTCCCATGAGCTGCCCGTTATCGCGGCCATGACCTCCCGGATTTTGGTGATGTACACGGGCAATATGGTGGAGCAGGGCGGTACAAAGGATATCCTGCATGATCCCCGGCATCCTTATACGAGAGGGTTGATTTACTCTTCTCCATCCATTCATCCCTACCGGGATATGTGGGGCATTCCCGGTGAGATACAGATAACTCATGAGCAGCAATGCCCTTTTTACAGCCGCTGCAATCAGCGGATTGAGGAGTGTCTCAGGGAACATCCCGTTTTGGAAGGGGTAGGGGAGCAGAGACAGGTGGCCTGTCTGCGCGGGGGGATTGTTACCCTCTTAGCCGGTTCGGGGATCGAAAAAGCTTATCACACTAAAAATCGCCGGGTCAAGGCTTGCCTGGACTGCAATATTGAGATCAAAGCCGGTGAAGTGGTGGCGCTAATCGGGGAATCCGGATCAGGAAAGACCACCCTGGCCGGGATATTAAGCGGGATTATGGATGCCGACAGCGGTGAAGTGTATTTTGAAGGGCGTAAGGTGACGGGCAACAGCGAAACAGCAAAGCCGGAGGGCATTCAGATCGTTTTTCAGGATCCCATTTCCGCTACCAATGAGCATCTGACGGTCAGGGAGATTGTGCAGGAACCTCTTGATATTATTAAAATAGGTGAAAGGGCTGAGCGTTTGCAGGCGGTCAGAACGGCTTTAGGACAGGTGCAGTTGCCTTATGATGACGTATTTCTGCGCAGGCGCGGCCACACTTTAAGCGGAGGGCAGCGGCAAAGGGTCGCCATCGCCCGAGCGTTGGTTATGAATCCTAAGCTGATGATAGCGGATGAAATCAGCTCCATGCTGGATCCCTCCAATGCGGCTAATTTGCTGCGTTTGCTCAAAGGTTTGCAGAATATCCGGGGATTTTCCATGCTTTATATAACCCATGATATTTTTTTAGCGCGGAAAATCGCCGACAAGGTCTATGTTATGCGTCAAGGGAGGATCATTGAGCAGGGTGCGGCGAGCAGGGTTTTTGATCATCCACAGGAGGAATATACGCGATTGTTGCTGCGGAGCGCTACAGTATAGGGTGCAGTATCGGCAGTGGTCATTTTCAGTTAATAGGGCTGTGATAAAATCTGATGATTTTACACAGCCCTGCTTTGAGTAGTGAGAGTATTCGATCAAGATGGCTTTATGACGGATTTTTACTGTTCTGCTTTTCCCGCTCTGCTGCTCATTTCTTTAATATATTGGCTTTGCGTAATGGTCCCCTGACTTACCATGCTTTTAAGCTGGGTTTCTGAATACTGGGACAAGTTGCTGGTGTCGGTGTCTGCTGTGGAATCGTCTTGAAGCAGGGTTTTCACGGTAGAAGAGGCTTGGCTTAATTCTGTATTTCCCGATGGTTCGTTCTGTGAAGAGGAACTCATGGCTGTTTGCATTCCTTTTTCACTGATTTCCGCAGTATCTCCGTCGAAAGAGATGCCTACGGTGACAGTCCCTTCAGTCGCTGTAGCCGGTTCTGCTTTGGCTACAGTAGGTTCTGTTTCCTTTTTAATAACACCGGACTCTTTTTCCGATTTATTAAGGGATGGTTGATCTTTTTTAAAGGAAAGCTCTGTGGAAGTGATGTTTCCGGTTTGGATCATGATCATTCCTCCTGTTTTTATGTATTAGGGGGGAGAGATAAAGACATCTATCTTTTTATATATAAAACAGTTTAAAGGACAAACCTGAAAACTAACTGAACTTTTGCTGAAAAGATTCTTAAAAATAAAAAACAACCATAGTATATACTATGGTTGTCTGCAAGTACGTTGATGGTGCGAGAGAAGGGACTTGAACCCCCACGGTTTCCCGCTGGAACCTAAATCCAGTGCGTCTGCCAGTTCCGCCACTCTCGCAATTGATTTACTGTCTGATTATAGCTCAGTTTCCCTTAAATGACAAGCTTTTTAAAAGCATAATCAATTATAAGAATGTGAAATTAAGAAAAACTTAAGTTTGAGATTTGTTGTTTTTGAGTTAAAATGGGAATGTAAGTTAACCCAAAGGAGGATTTGGCGTGGGGGAGTTAAGGGTCTTAGTGTTTTCGGCGACATTCGGAGCAGGTCACCTTCGAGCTGCGGAAGCATTGATCGAAGCCGTTCGTAAAAAATCACCGGAAGCAGAGATTACGCACCTGGATTTTGGGGCATTCATCAGTAAAACATTAAATACAATTGTCAAGAATACCTACATTGAGCTTATTAAGCATACACCGAGACTCTATGGTATGTTTTATTATCGAACCTCAAAGATACGACCTCAGTCTCTTATCCAGCG
The nucleotide sequence above comes from Desulfitobacterium chlororespirans DSM 11544. Encoded proteins:
- a CDS encoding ABC transporter ATP-binding protein, translating into MMSVLEINNVYVRYGRDTDINAVHNVSLRLDSGECIGIIGESGSGKTTLAMSIMGLLENCAQVSGSICFEGTELITLSEQERDSYRWKRIAVAFQNSLDVLNPVISIGDQIGECLIRHLEMEKKEARAKTENLIRMVGLDSSLTAAYPHQLSGGMRQRILIAMALSCDPDVLIVDEPTTSLDSVSKQEMVQLLLDLQREKGFAMLVISHELPVIAAMTSRILVMYTGNMVEQGGTKDILHDPRHPYTRGLIYSSPSIHPYRDMWGIPGEIQITHEQQCPFYSRCNQRIEECLREHPVLEGVGEQRQVACLRGGIVTLLAGSGIEKAYHTKNRRVKACLDCNIEIKAGEVVALIGESGSGKTTLAGILSGIMDADSGEVYFEGRKVTGNSETAKPEGIQIVFQDPISATNEHLTVREIVQEPLDIIKIGERAERLQAVRTALGQVQLPYDDVFLRRRGHTLSGGQRQRVAIARALVMNPKLMIADEISSMLDPSNAANLLRLLKGLQNIRGFSMLYITHDIFLARKIADKVYVMRQGRIIEQGAASRVFDHPQEEYTRLLLRSATV